ATGGTATAATCATAGACAAAGTTGGATTTTGTCCTGACCATTCCTCTGACACTGTGTGTAGAGGTTGAAGAACTTGTGCAAAATCATTTAACATCTGCCACTCAGAATCTTGGTTTGGGACCTTTAGGCATACAAGGCATTGCTGCTGATAGTGTTTCTTTTATTTCCAACATTCATTCATCGATCATTCGTTCAATCATTATCACACTGAAATTTTATATAGTGGTAAATCCTTATATTATGACTTTCAATGAGAGCAGACTCACTTGAGTTTGTACGAAGTTTATTACCAACCAAATTACTAGTCTTGATAAGAGACTGTACTTTTACATATTTAACGTGTTCTTAACAACACAATTTTCCTCAATTGCTTCAGTTACACATAAGTTTAATGTCTGTGCAACAAATGGAATATGGATAATTTTTAACGCTCGgacatagaatttttttaaagtgttggaTCCATTGtcagtaataatttctttaatcttATCAGAAATATTCCAACTGCAAATTATTTCCCGTAGAGAGTCTGTATAGCTGCTCCTTTGtgatttttctgttataaattatgtataaaatggcaagtaacagttataacaaatttattggaGTCAGAGGATCCGTAATCCTATGTAATCAGTTTGATCTACCATTGTTCTAATGTTAGTAGAAATTGCATTACACATTCCAGTTATAAGTTTGTTAGTCAGTGTTTTCCGTCATAGTAGTATGTTGTATTGTGGCTAAAGTGCACGTGAGTACTTGAATACTTATCCCATTAGCATTGATCCACTACAGACAGAGGTTGGAGATCCCTAACTATCATTTTAACAATAGCTCTCTCAATAAACAAGTGTGTCGCGGTCAGTAAGGTCTGTGTTTTTATCATAAGTTTGTTGTCTCGATTGTATTTTAGTGGCTCATCAGATTCAGTATTcagtaaaatctatattttcaatCTGTCCTGTAGTTTGAGTTATAGAACGCCTGAAGGAAGTTGAGGTACTGTGGACTCTCCTGCAGTTTTAGGTTTAACAACTTCCACACTATCAGGACTCACCATATAACACTGCAGTGTGACTATTCTTAagatgtaatattatgttatatcaCATCTTCATTTAGCACATTTTCTCAATATACGCGATACGCGTTGTGTAGACATCTATAGGACAAAGTTTCTCTCAGAATAGTTCTATACTGTTGatattattgaatgtattttactgtaaaaatgtttttaaatgtattcaaatacaatacaatttataacctacctatttaaaaaatattgtgtatgaTCAACATACAAGTGTGTCTTTGTTGGTTAGTcattaaacacacaaataattCCTATATAAAGCTGATACAGTTCCAGTAAAGGACAACAAACTGGAGTACCTGGTGCACCCAACCAACTGACAACTggttgtttttgttttagaacATATTTCTATCAAGACACGATAAACTAGTCGACTAGATGGTATGACTAGTGTAGTCGATGTTTGATTGTAGCCCGTAACAGTTCTAACATAGATTGTAAAAATTGTCGATTGCAAAATGTAGTCAATAGTTTTACCACATACTAAAACTAAAGAACACAGCAACTACCGAGATGGGGTCTGATGGGGTTTGTCTTTGTTATTATTTCGGTGTTTATCGAAAGGGAATTCTATTCATGCACAGTTAAGTTAACGATTGAATTTAGATTTTCTTATGCACACGAGTGACACTACTGACTCTATAGCACTGAGCGGAATCGGAAATGTTCGTCTTAGACTGTCTCTCTGTCCAGCACAACGCATGAaagctatgtatatatatacatagcttTCATGCGTTGTGCTGGACAGAGAGACATTGAAAGCCaaatacttgaaatgttgcatataaTTTCAGCGAAGCCAGTTACGCGATACgcgatgtggcgtactcctacttgttaaaaataatatatgcaacTGATTTATCATATTAATTGTAACTATATAAAGAATATAGCAACAGTAATTATTAAATGCAAGATTATACTGTAATtatcaatgaatatattttgAGATTAGTAGACTAACagaaagtgtttacattttaagaaAGTTACTAAATGTTGTTAATTTACAATGTTCATGAAATCTAATCACAGCATTACGGGGTGATAGCATCTCAAAATTCACGAGAACGTATATAAAAAAGGATTTGTACGAGTGATGTGAAAAAGTTGACGTGAACACATTTTAAGTACGCCAGACAAGGTTGTCACCAAGCGTTTTCACCCTCCTCCAATGATTGGAGAGATACTATCATTCAGgcaattactataatttttttcattattattatggGAGAAATCTTTTTCGTAGCTTAAAACgtgaaatacatttgtaaaacaaggaatacagttttagaaaaaatGACTGCTGGGAAAATAAAATAACCAGTCAgtaatgtttaataacatttagatGCCAAATTGTTATGTAAGATAGTTTCTAAAAATAAGAGGATTGATGTATAGATGTTACTATACGtacattattttcattagaaATTCGATCCTCCAAtagttagttaaattaattaatacatacaatatagaacaagtgtaaaatttattacatctgatttattacatacattcagaacatattaaaaaataagcatgtattaaattttaaaactaaaataaaaataacacaatattccAATAAAAAGATATGTTTCACTTACTCTAGTCGTGAAGTGTAATCACAACATAATGTAACGATATGgcactaaaacataaaataacaaaatgattaCATTGTAAACGTGTTTGTTGCACAATGAAACGtgcaaatatattgtattatggAGTTACAAAGCAGAAATAAATAGCTGATGATGTCACAGTATGAACGATAACACAGAGGAAAATACACTTCACGTTGTTCACAATCTTATCTCGTTAATGTTCAGCACAAATACAAGAGTGAGCGCAGGTTCACTACGGGGGTTTACCATCCTGAAATTCACAAGTTCTTACTTGTCACTTCATACTCACAAGTCCGTTGATTGACAGTTGATCAACTCGTTTGAGTATAAACgggatttatataaaaaatagtaattcttttataaaaacataatcatTAATGTGATTTGGGTCTGATTTGTGTCTATTATTTAGTTAGGACCGTAAATACAAGGTAATCTACACACAACCAAAAAGGTTCTTTCATCCTAAATTCGGACAACAAAAGTAAACGGTCACCGGCCGAATTTCGTTCACAATGGCGCAGCGAGATACAGAAATCGCGACAATGGGGAAAccataaaattgaaaattgcattttaattgtAAGTGATGCTCGTAATTGTAGCCGAGGAAAAGTCGCTAGCATTCCACAAAGAGTGAAAGAGTTGGGCGGCTCGGAGACCGGACTGTATCGTAGTGATTAGATGGCGAGGGGGCTTTCTCGCATCACCTGGCATTGGTGCGTGGACAACAGCTGACTTCTAGCTGATCTTGTCAGGACAGGTTTCTCCGTAATCTGATTTCTATTTGAATGTGGATGGAGTTCACGGTTCAACACGATCACCGTTTTGTGCCTTCATTTTAAATGTCGATTTAAGAGAtcgaattattttatattaatcaactttgtaattttgtactttttaaaattgtatatgtgtTGTTCTAGACTTTTTTCTTTAGACGCTATAACTGgtttaattgatataataataatattcaaatcttAATCGTAATCATTGCAGCAGTTTGCGTATTCACATTggaatattagtttattttctttaagaaacAAACAATTTTCTACTAATTTCCTAATTTCTTGTATCACATGTGTAAACTCCCCACCCACTTACCTTGATAGGTGAAGTGGGTTGGACTAATCCAAATGATTagttcaacaattaaaaaaatttccacaACCTCCAAGTTTTACTGTTACAGATAAGTATATCGACATGACAAAATCCtatcctaaaattaataatagttattaaaattaactatgaGGAATATTTAGTATCATTTGACGTTACTTTTTGTATCCCAATGTTCCtatgaaatatactttaaatattatcaagtaatagttaatattaatcgATTTATAATATAGATTTACATTGGCCTGACAAAACaccaaaaagatttaaatatcatGAGAGATATTATAAATACGTACAAACTAAAgaaatcagctattgccaaacatgcattaaaaatgaatcacacttttaaaaatgtaatattattaaattcagttcacaaacaaaaaaaacttttgacgcttatgaaacattatacttaaaaaatatgaaaataaaatattaaactataattttgggCCGATTCAAAATTCatcttttatgtaaaatataactaaattctttttgatctacacttatattattatttattagactGTTACTAAGCTTTATTCAGGTgataattgtattgaaatttaaaaaatatttatactgtttgATTCACACCTGGGAGTGGCAATTTGGATGTCTAAAGACCTTGTGcaagaaattaaaaactactgGAGAACtgtgtgtttcttttaaagaaaacaaattgttttccAATAAGGAGAGCTCCTCCTtctatagaatataaatatttatattttcctgcAATGTCAAAGCAGAAATAAACGTGCACAGGAATTTTAATTCATCAATTTTTAATGTTCCAGTTTCTGCTAAGCGCAGCGGTGTCTGCTGCAGAGGATGCTGAAGCCACAACCTCGGTGGTGGGGGAGGAGCCAAAACAGTCCGAAACCAAAGATTCAACTCCAAAAGAAGATGAGCAATCAACGAGAAGCCCGGAGAAGCGGGGTCTCTTCAGGCTAACCGGGGTTCACGGAGAGAACTTTCAACCCTACAACTTCGTGTATCCTATACCGCAGCAGATGGCAGGATACCAACAACCTTCCGTGAACCAGCAGTACGATCCTAGAGCTGCGGGGGTGGCGGGCTCACCCAAGTACGAGCAGACTTATGTCAAGATCACACCCAGTGTAGGGTACAGTGCCCAGCCGACTTATCAGCAACCCATCATCCTACCATCCGCCTCCTCACCCTACTCCTCTCCCTACGTCGCTCCGACAACAATGATCCTTCTCATGGTGCCTCCCCACCCAGGAAACCCTTACGGCTCCTTGATGCTGGTTCCAAGTAACAATATCTTCCCACAGTACACCCCGAATCACATCCTCCCCTATCAAGCTTCCAGCCGGGTAAATGTACAACTCGTGCCACAATTTATCCCTATCCCAGTAAAGTACGGCCAGACCTCCAGCTTGCCCGCGGCGCATTACAAGGGTGCCGAGTTCCTCCAGAAGCCCCAACATGTAAGCCAGCAGTACCTGAGCTCTCAGAACTCTCAGAGCTACCAGGACCAGCCAGGATCCTCTGAAGAGCAGGATTCACAGTCCACTATGTCTCCAAACTACGGTGGCAGAGTGCGTCCCTTGGACCAGTATGTCAAAGGGTAGTTTGAGTAACGAGGAATTCATATTCTCAGTGccttgtttttagataatttttgttttgtggcTTAGTTGCTCACTTGGTCTTGTATGGTCATTATACCAGCGAAAGAACATTTCCCCATTGTaggatacaaaaattattttttatactagtaAGTTTATTTGGAGATCTATTGAATTATAGGTTAATATGGAAGTCCAGCTTTTTATTGGAGTATGCTGAAAAGGCAAGCAGATGAACGTGTTATGGATTTATTATAAAggataaacataattataaacttaaaataacctGTTCAAACTTAACGTGATAGTTTCCATGTTGATGTTACTTTGAAACTATCAAGGATTCAAACATTCTTACAATACcgaaatataatttcaaactaaaatttactataCAGATAGCAAAGCATTTaccaaattgtaattttaacacgATGCTAtcgcattaaaaatattgctggaGACTATACCATAAGTTAGAAAGTCACAATTTTCTCCATGTTCCCTAAATACAAAGCAGGTTTATTTGTTCCGGACCTTGCTGAACTATTGCTTGGACACCGTGAAATTCAGCTATTAAGACGCCAAATAAACCCTGTTCCGGTCCCGTCTCTGAATCTTAGACATTTCTAATTTAACCAGTGAAGCGAGGTGGAACTGCATTAAGACATAACAGGCACTCTCGTTTCCGCGTTTCCTTCTGACGAGGAAACACATTTGGAATAAGTAAAACGTTAAAGGTAAAACGCTTTAATACCAGagctaaaaacttaaaataactgtTTGTCTTAATGGCCACGCACTgaaattaacaacatttattcAGATTGTGTCAAATTACTTTTTCACTGGTATTCCCTTGAAATCGCAAACTGTCACGATCTGGTGCTTGACAAAACCTTCAGGCTGTTATAAAATTACGGAACACACttacacaaaattgtttatgGTACAAAGTAAAACAATGCCCTTTGGCATTTTCCTATGACgtattttaaattgtgatattttattgttgtaaatatttggttgttataattgtgtattaaatatgtttttgttgacATGTctaattatttacctgaaaattCTCATAGGAAATTATGATGATTTCAGtgatatttagttataatttcaaCGGTAAGTTGCTACTCCTTTCTGGTTATCGTTCACCTTTCTAGTAGAGTACAGaggttattatattaatactgaaaaaagctttttatttaagaattccTCAATTTTTAATCGCGTGTTGCACTCGCGAAGAAAGTCAATACTACcagaaaaaatatacatgttattaCACTTATTTCAAACTAATGTAGAAACAATTAATTAGTTATCCTACTTTTAATGTATATAGTACCATTACactgtactcgactaactatatatatatatatatatatatatatatatatatatatatatatatatatatagtactgtaatggtatatatataatatatatagtcgGCGTTgaaaattaatacctaaaatcaacgtcctaacataattctaagtaccacttttacctcaaccactcaaccagtgaaatccaaaatcgtcaaaacttgaatctgtagagagcttttatTCGGTATTTTCCGTCCTGAATTAATTTTTtcgttttgtttctcgataattatatatgtattagtcggcgttgaaaattaatacctaaaatcaacgtcctaacataattctaagtaccacttttacctcaaccactcaaccagtgaaatccaaaatcgtcaaaacttgaatttgtagagagcttttcttcggtattttccgtccggaagtgattttattgttttgtttctcgataattatatatgtattagtcggcgttgaattaatatctaaaatcaacgtcctaacataattctaagtaccacttttacctcaaccactcaaccagtgaaatccaaaatcatcaaaacttgaatctgtagagagtttttcttcggtatttaccgaccggaagtgatttttttctcgataattatataggtacagtgtacagtttaatgataacaaaaatcgtcgtcctaactcagccgaaaacaccacgtttacctcaatcactgaagt
This Homalodisca vitripennis isolate AUS2020 chromosome 3, UT_GWSS_2.1, whole genome shotgun sequence DNA region includes the following protein-coding sequences:
- the LOC124358716 gene encoding uncharacterized protein LOC124358716, translated to MQSSARVVTLLFLLSAAVSAAEDAEATTSVVGEEPKQSETKDSTPKEDEQSTRSPEKRGLFRLTGVHGENFQPYNFVYPIPQQMAGYQQPSVNQQYDPRAAGVAGSPKYEQTYVKITPSVGYSAQPTYQQPIILPSASSPYSSPYVAPTTMILLMVPPHPGNPYGSLMLVPSNNIFPQYTPNHILPYQASSRVNVQLVPQFIPIPVKYGQTSSLPAAHYKGAEFLQKPQHVSQQYLSSQNSQSYQDQPGSSEEQDSQSTMSPNYGGRVRPLDQYVKG